Below is a genomic region from Fibrobacter sp. UWP2.
AAGGCCTTGAACGAGGGCTCGGCGGATATCGGCATCACGCTTAAGGCCCCCCGTGCAAAGAAATACCGCGCCGAAAAATACATGCAGGAGCGGCTCTCGATTGCGCTCCCGAAAAAGCACCCGCTTGCGAAGCGCAAGTCCATCCGACTCCGGGAACTCAAGGGCGAGACCATTATCCAGCGCAGCAACGTAGGGTTCTGGGAGCAGGTCAAGCGCAAGAAGATTCCCGACGCCACCTTCATCAAGCACGACAGCGTGAAGGGAATTTCAAAGCTCATCGAGCAGTCTTCGCTGTTGACGTTCGTTTCGGACCAAAAGTTCGATTACGACATTCCCAAGGACCGCAAGATTGTGCCGCTCGCCGACCGCGAAATGAACGTGGAATTTTTCAAGGTTAAGTTAATGAAATAGTGCGCGGGCATTGCATTGTCGCGACTTATTTCCTGATGAATTTTTCGTCGGTCTTGGGCATGGTGTTGTCGGGCGTGTAGCGTTCGACAGTCATTTTCAAGTCGTACTTGTCGCGGAGTTTCGCAATCGTCTTCATCATGGGCGAAGCATGGTGCACATCGATGGCGGCCTGGCTTTCCCACGCGTCAATCAGCAAGATGGTCTCGGGATCGTCCAGCGACTGGAAATATTCGTAGCGGATGTTGCCCTTCTCGGCACGGATTTTCGCCACCGTCCCGCTAGAAACCATCTCTTCGGCGAACTTCTTTGCCGCCCCGTTCTTACCCGTATAGCGCAGGTTTACCGTAATGTTGCTCATGGCACTCTCCGCAAACACGCTCGCAGAGAGCGCAAGGATTGAAAACATTGTTAAAAACTTGAGCTTCATTTTGCCACTCCGAAATGCTTCGCATATAATATAAATAATTTCGGAGCATGCACAAAATGCTTAATTTTCATGCTCAGTATGCGCGGAACGCATAGTGAAAGCAAACGCTTTTATGGTTTACTGTCGGAAAAAATCTTCTTTGGACAATTTTAAAATATCCCTGACCGAAAAATCCGCTAGATAAAAAGATAGATCCCGTATAAGGCTAGGTTTCTATCGAAACGCATGGCATGAAGCCTGCTTTCACCTTA
It encodes:
- a CDS encoding putative quinol monooxygenase, with protein sequence MFSILALSASVFAESAMSNITVNLRYTGKNGAAKKFAEEMVSSGTVAKIRAEKGNIRYEYFQSLDDPETILLIDAWESQAAIDVHHASPMMKTIAKLRDKYDLKMTVERYTPDNTMPKTDEKFIRK
- a CDS encoding LysR family transcriptional regulator → MFVETYILRLLAGFLEYGTLSAVADKLYTSQPAVSRAFKKLEDEIGAPLFERKKNRIELNEKGRTVAEYAKRIMDLQGEMMEKVNPQGAGTRTFSIASVAILPAMRMVQELREKHPGAQVTYEIIDNEAGVLKALNEGSADIGITLKAPRAKKYRAEKYMQERLSIALPKKHPLAKRKSIRLRELKGETIIQRSNVGFWEQVKRKKIPDATFIKHDSVKGISKLIEQSSLLTFVSDQKFDYDIPKDRKIVPLADREMNVEFFKVKLMK